In Sorghum bicolor cultivar BTx623 chromosome 10, Sorghum_bicolor_NCBIv3, whole genome shotgun sequence, one genomic interval encodes:
- the LOC8065528 gene encoding uncharacterized protein LOC8065528 produces MASSRSSRSRSRSPRRSPDREIAPDSLFESVPDSIASQEVPDSIVLDSEMVPDFVATDSEMVPETLPPGAFLCPRCHRVHENRESWDRAHSLFWPCARCGLVHREYRIGAWLYDQDEFDCELFIPDLNNLVMRGNSIVLPEHVINMLNELAAAKADAKAAAAVKEDNAKAAAIAKEDDAKPIQE; encoded by the exons ATGGCTTCATCTCGCTCGAGCCGCTCACGCTCACGCTCGCCGCGCCGCTCGCCGGACAGGGAGATCGCCCCAGATTCACTGTTCGAGTCTGTGCCAGACTCCATCGCATCGCAAGAGGTGCCGGACTCCATCGTGCTGGACTCGGAGATGGTGCCGGACTTCGTCGCGACGGACTCTGAGATGGTGCCGGAAACCTTGCCGCCGGGAGCTTTTCTATGCCCTCGCTGTCATCGCGTTCATGAGAACCGCGAATCATGGGATCGTGCGCACTCGCTGTTTTGGCCATGTGCTCGCTGCGGTCTCGTCCACAGAGAGTATAGAATCGGTGCCTGGCTGTACGACCAAGACGAGTTCGACTGCGAGCTTTTCATTCCCGATCTGAACAATCTCGTGATGCGTGGAAATTCTATCGTGTTACCTGAACACGTGATCAACATGCTCAACGAGCTAGCAGCCGCGAAGGCCGACGCCAAAGCTGCAGCAGCCGTGAAGGAGGACAACGCCAAAGCCGCAGCCATCGCGAAGGAGGACGACGCCAAACCAATA CAAGAGTAG
- the LOC8065529 gene encoding beta-1,3-galactosyltransferase GALT1 produces the protein MKKWHGGFAVVSLFIILMLRYVILDSPLAEKSLQYVFQQNRTVELHWLDVPNPPAIQNPQNSSEVISTRLLASNLSITRNLSDRELQSLLCWNHLRHLLSHAHILPDGVEAIKEAGVAWRELNTALAYDDSVVSVNASIQQKDKGKQCPYSIRRMNATRLGDRFALKLPCGLIQGSSITIIGTPGGLLGNFKIELTGAAVPGEPDPPIVLHYNVRLLGDKLTEDPVIVQNTWTIADDWGSENRCPSPDSDAKDSAKVDDLEKCSSMVGEDQKEILPSKLHSNVSTMPPARKKKAEPRKYFPFRQGYLAVAILRIGAHGIHMTVDGKHITSFAFREDLEPGFVGEVRIAGDIKLLSVIASGLPTTEDFEHVTDLETLKAPPVPMNKSVDLFIGVFSTANNFKRRMAVRRTWMQYDDVRSGKVTVRFFVGLHKNEVVNEELWNEARTYGDIQLMPFVDYYSLILWKTIAICIYGTNVLSAKYVMKTDDDAFVRVDEILSSLDRTNISHGLLYGRVNSDSQPHRDPYSKWYITPEEWPEESYPPWAHGPGYIVSKDIAKEVYRKHKSGELKMFKLEDVAMGIWINEMKKDGLDVKYENDGRILVEGCEDGYVVAHYQEPRDMMCLWDKFQKTKRGTCCKE, from the exons ATGAAGAAATGGCATGGCGGCTTTGCCGTTGTATCTTTGTTCATCATCTTGATGTTAAGATATGTGATATTGGATAGCCCACTTGCAGAGAAATCGCTTCAGTATGTTTTCCAACAAAACAGGACGGTAGAATTACATTGGTTGGATGTTCCAAACCCACCTGCAATCCAGAATCCACAGAATTCTTCTGAAGTAATATCAACCAGACTCTTGGCATCCAACCTTTCCATTACCAGAAATCTCTCTGATAGAGAACTTCAATCTTTACTTTGTTGGAATCATTTGAGACACCTATTATCTCATGCCCATATCCTGCCAGATGGAGTAGAGGCAATCAAGGAAGCTGGAGTTGCATGGAGGGAACTCAATACAGCCCTTGCATATGATGACTCAGTTGTTTCTGTTAATGCCAGCATTCAGCAGAAGGACAAAGGAAAGCAATGCCCTTATTCTATCAGAAGGATGAATGCCACAAGATTAGGTGATAGGTTTGCTTTAAAACTTCCCTGTGGATTGATTCAGGGCTCTTCAATAACTATTATTGGTACTCCTGGTGGTCTTCTGGGTAATTTTAAGATAGAGTTAACTGGAGCCGCAGTTCCTGGTGAACCAGACCCTCCAATTGTCCTTCATTATAATGTCCGTCTTCTTGGTGATAAACTCACAGAAGATCCTGTAATAGTCCAAAATACATGGACAATAGCTGATGATTGGGGTTCTGAAAACCGTTGCCCATCTCCTGATTCAGATGCTAAGGACAGTGCAAAAG TGGATGATCTAGAAAAATGTAGCAGCATGGTAGGTGAGGACCAGAAAGAAATCCTTCCCTCTAAGTTACATTCAAATGTTTCGACCATGCCACCTGCAAGGAAGAAGAAAGCAGAACCTAGAAAGTATTTTCCATTCAGACAGGGATATCTTGCTGTAGCAATTCTTCGTATCGGAGCACATGGGATCCATATGACTGTAGATGGCAAACATATCACTTCGTTTGCATTCCGAGAG GATTTGGAACCAGGGTTTGTTGGTGAAGTAAGAATTGCTGGAGATATTAAATTGCTATCTGTGATAGCAAGTGGCCTGCCTACAACAGAGGACTTCGAGCATGTGACTGACTTAGAAACATTGAAGGCTCCACCTGTGCCCATGAATAAATCTGTTGATCTTTTCATTGGGGTCTTCTCTACAGCAAATAATTTCAAACGCCGAATGGCAGTTCGCAGAACTTGGATGCAGTATGATGATGTGCGCTCAGGAAAAGTTACAGTTCGATTCTTTGTTGGCCTG CACAAAAATGAGGTAGTCAATGAGGAACTCTGGAATGAAGCACGAACATATGGAGACATCCAGCTGATGCCATTTGTGGATTACTATAGCCTGATTCTTTGGAAGACCATAGCAATCTGCATCTATGGG ACAAATGTCCTGTCAGCCAAGTATGTGATGAAAACTGATGACGATGCTTTTGTTCGAGTAGATGAAATACTCTCTTCCCTTGACCGAACCAATATCAGCCATGGACTATTGTATGGTCGTGTCAATTCTGATTCCCAGCCTCATCGAGATccatatagcaagtggtacatAACCCCTGAG GAATGGCCTGAGGAGAGTTATCCTCCATGGGCGCATGGACCAGGATATATTGTTTCAAAGGACATAGCTAAAGAAGTTTACAGGAAACACAAGAGTGGGGAGTTAAAG ATGTTCAAGCTAGAGGATGTCGCAATGGGAATATGGATCAATGAGATGAAGAAGGATGGCTTGGATGTCAAGTATGAGAATGATGGGAGGATCTTGGTTGAAGGGTGCGAGGATGGGTATGTGGTTGCTCACTACCAAGAACCAAGGGATATGATGTGCCTCTGGGATAAGTTTCAGAAAACAAAACGAGGAACATGTTGCAAAGAATAA